One Oncorhynchus keta strain PuntledgeMale-10-30-2019 chromosome 23, Oket_V2, whole genome shotgun sequence DNA segment encodes these proteins:
- the LOC118401747 gene encoding zinc finger E-box-binding homeobox 1-like yields MLSSVSLRAQIASIIEVLSKAAVSEISKVVDDGIVVLRVEMCRRENEINVLKNNVQQLDSELRRARGIQPRKRIHHGQSVAAENLGRKGPGKNGTTCVRRTSVEKLQPEGDGNGKDEGVGPADETLVKIEPAGEGEQEEQTTRRKDEDRLDSELSTYERDSQPWMPGTQEDNDVETNSLRLPDHSPEPSGMTAASRSSVSFPGKPYLESNVREDMILQLRQQQRYRQSEALRRTSDGTVKSNPDPQSEFGFGPNYNTARRARTKRFFQVNKHFICTLCGKSFERYSHLERHLRIHTGEKPYSCDICGRCFNQKGSLKGHLKTHRVSMDGLANNEEKPLLDGRQSEEERCNGKYQVFQTAPQMPMKSEPGEEKDAFQTLDHKAGEQTAGRAEQQLDDDLSTYERDGRPWMSSSQADNDMETSNSEYFISSGQNSQCLTDHSPVLPVPGRVEVSCSSASSPGKPYVDVSEDMILQLRQQHYGPSDTLLIASDGTVQPNSQVTGGASLNHPPIFSSCPERKVKTFQGVTKDKKCFICSFCGKVFERVGHLERHQRIHTGEKPYSCDICGRCFNQKGSLKGHLKTHRDGADMLTGLPPLDDKKPDVYPRPSENPEEQRDQPSPGEAQPSSGHSEEEEGRGQGLVGGAEKEKQFESQILSQSGPQHQQSTERQGYQDDPEYVMDERESQLCRSFTERHSDERESQLCRSFTERHSDMESGSLNPGCSSDATKQQNSHPVSPSVKYHHSPFDGLQHHHGFYTSASREVELQHLSFQHEKDKLDVIEQEQYAGVVLHARNREDGDGTVLPRFQDRVPPSPLPVEEETSMRAYITEPNYSQEGILFALGIDSFDSTEGTSATTDDTRNRCFICSFCGKSFDRHSHFERHLHTHTGEKPYSCEICGKTFTQKSSLKAHQRLHTG; encoded by the exons ATGTTGAGCAGTGTTTCTCTCCGGGCTCAGATCGCTTCCATCATAGAGGTACTTTCTAAAGCTGCGGTTTCAGAAATTAGCAAAGTAGTCGACGATGGCATAGTTGTGTTACGTGTGGAAATGTGTCGACGGGAAAATGAAATCAACGTCCTGAAAAATAATGTACAACAACTTGACAGCGAGCTTCGAAGAGCTCGAGGGATTCAACCTCGAAAACGCATCCATCATGGTCAATCAGTCGCTGCTGAGAATCTTGGGAGAAAAG GGCCTGGTAAAAATGGTACCACTTGTGTGAGGAGGACCTCGGTTGAGAAACTGCAGCCTGAGGGAGACGGCAATGGAAAGGATGAAGGCGTTGGACCTGCGGATGAGACTCTGGTCAAGATTGAGCCGGCAGGGGAGGGTGAACAGGAAGAGCAGACCACAAGGAGAAAAGACGAGGATCGTCTTGATTCTGAACTGTCAACGTACGAGAGAGACAGCCAGCCGTGGATGCCCGGTACACAAGAAGACAATGATGTGGAGACAAACTCACTGCGTCTCCCTGATCACTCTCCTGAACCTTCCGGAATGACGGCAGCTTCACGCAGCAGTGTTTCATTTCCAGGGAAACCATATTTGGAGTCAAACGTCAGAGAGGATATGATTTTACAACTCAGACAGCAACAACGTTATAGGCAGTCAGAAGCGCTCAGGAGAACAAGCGACGGCACGGTAAAGTCAAACCCAGACCCTCAAAGTGAATTCGGTTTTGGCCCGAATTACAATACGGCAAGGAGAGCGAGGACCAAGAGATTTTTCCAGGTTAATAAACACTTCATTTGCACactgtgtggaaagagttttgaACGTTACAGCCATCTTGAAAGACATCTGCGAATTCATACGGGTGAGAAACCGTACAGCTGTGACATATGTGGAAGGTGTTTCAACCAGAAGGGTAGCCTCAAAGGACATCTGAAGACTCACAGAG TATCGATGGACGGACTAGCTAACAACGAAGAGAAGCCTCTCCTGGATGGACGTCAGTCTGAGGAAGAGCGTTGCAACGGAAAGTACCAAGTGTTTCAAACTGCTCCTCAGATGCCCATGAAGTCTGAGCCAGGGGAGGAGAAGGATGCATTCCAGACACTAGATCATAAAGCAGGAGAACAGACTGCAGGAAGAGCAGAACAGCAACTGGATGATGACTTGTCAACGTACGAGAGAGACGGCCGGCCGTGGATGTCCAGTTCACAAGCAGACAACGATATGGAGACGAGCAATTCAGAATATTTCATCAGTTCAGGTCAGAACTCCCAGTGTCTCACTGATCactctcctgtacttcctgtccCAGGAAGGGTGGAGGTGTCATGTAGCAGTGCTTCATCTCCAGGGAAACCATATGTAGATGTCAGCGAGGATATGATTTTACAGCTCAGACAGCAACATTATGGACCTTCAGACACACTCTTGATAGCAAGTGACGGTACAGTACAGCCAAACTCGCAGGTCACGGGCGGGGCTTCTCTGAACCATCCTCCCATCTTCTCCAGTTGTCCGGAAAGGAAGGTGAAAACCTTCCAAGGAGTCACCAAGGACAAGAAGTGCTTCATCTGCTCGTTCTGTGGGAAGGTTTTTGAGCGCGTTGGTCATCTGGAAAGGCACCAGCGAATTCATACGGGTGAGAAACCGTACAGTTGTGACATATGTGGAAGGTGTTTCAACCAGAAGGGTAGCCTCAAAGGACATCTGAAGACTCACAGAG ACGGCGCTGACATGCTAACGGGTCTACCTCCGCTAGATGATAAAAAGCCTGACGTTTATCCTAGACCCTCGGAGAacccagaggaacagagggatcaGCCCTCACCTGGTGAAGCACAGCCTAGCTCCGGGcacagtgaggaggaggagggcagggggcAGGGGTTGGTGgggggagcagagaaagagaagcagtttgaatcccagatactcagtcagtcaggacctCAACACCAACAAAGCACAGAGCGACAAGGTTACCAGGACGACCCAGAGTATGtcatggatgagagggagagtcAGCTGTGTAGATCTTTCACAGAGAGGCACAGTGATGAGAGGGAGAGTCAGCTGTGTAGATCTTTCACAGAGAGGCACAGTGATATGGAGTCTGGATCACTAAATCCAGGTTGCTCCTCCGATGCGACAAAGCAGCAGAACTCCCATCCTGTTTCACCCAGTGTCAAATACCATCACAGTCCTTTTGATGGACTGCAGCACCACCACGGGTTCTATACGTCAGCTTCTAGAGAGGTGGAACTTCAACACTTGTCTTTTCAGCATGAGAAAGACAAGTTGGATGTGATTGAGCAAGAGCAGTATGCAGGGGTGGTTCTACATGCAAGGAACAGGGAGGATGGTGATGGAACAGTACTACCTAGGTTTCAGGACCGGGTACCACCGTCACCACTACCTGTAGAGGAGGAAACGTCAATGAGAGCGTACATCACAGAACCAAACTACAGTCAAGAGGGGATTTTATTTGCCCTTGGCATAGACAGTTTTGACAGTACAGAGGGAACCAGTGCCACTACAGACGACACAAGAAATAGATGTTTCATATGCTCcttctgtggaaagagttttgaTCGCCATAGTCATTTTGAAAGACACCTGCACACTCATACTGGTGAGAAGCCCTACAGCTGTGAGATATGTGGTAAGACTTTCACTCAGAAGAGCAGCCTGAAAGCTCATCAGAGACTTCATACAGGTTAA
- the LOC118401748 gene encoding zinc finger protein 572-like isoform X2, whose product MVWCSVPGCANYKQAQAAGVTFHRLPVRDITRSRQWLAAIKNAAYDVNTALDKYPNVRVCSQHFQPEDFETDLRSQLMGLPGRRTLKSEVIPSIFPFISKRKASDQPTSEQQKTSRAEYLNSIEALITPEVAPILPGRKNKGVLTRPRVQDSGTSIDITPESADVCVNRVCLLQLFLLCERCGCDCDARIQDELGCFSVVQKCPFCSHHRKWMSQPSFAQETCGLKEEAIGGTWSQPCEDRDPDLENICLTMEITEELCEHDARSSDEESEEDEKPKKRNKQERSDETEWEPSDEEDIVMESDSSEDLETAGSSGLTEKADVDNSQSGIEKEERLVEWCTDCGAEPVLACTTQRHKKLYACGVCVSEVQQAVGFDRFYMQFEDPASFKEHVRREHNTKPHRLLCTDCGIFPHKKDHWCEHKIKKFRCVDCGKRCRTETGIKIHRHLHHPDHVFPCKFCLQPFKTRSDKLTHDESHQGEISPYHCSECSGKFDDLMARNSHLRTHSNLNRNICHACYKEYSNKNHLERHMLIHTRQKPHMCQVCQQSFNQASHLKSHMRLHTGERPFKCQQCEKCFNHNVSLKNHIQRYHGPEKS is encoded by the exons ATGGTGTGGTGCTCAGTACCTGGATGTGCGAACTACAAACAAGCACAGGCTGCTGGGGTAACGTTTCATCGGTTACCTGTCAGAGATATTACTCGTAGTCGACAGTGGCTGGCGGCAATAAAGAACGCAGCCTATGATGTGAATACTGCACTGGATAAATATCCAAATGTCCGTGTTTGTAGCCAGCACTTTCAGCCAGAGGACTTCGAAACGGACCTGAGGTCTCAACTGATGGGTTTGCCAGGTCGTCGCACGTTGAAAAGTGAAGTTATTCCATCAATTTTCCCCTTCATTTCAAAGAGGAAGGCATCCGATCAGCCaacatcagagcagcagaaaACAAGTCGAGCTGAG TATCTGAACAGTATTGAAGCTCTCATCACACCAGAG GTGGCTCCAATATTGCCTGGAAGGAAGAACAAAG GTGTTCTGACTCGTCCCCGTGTCCAGGATTCTGGAACCAGCATTGACATTACACCTGA GAgtgcagatgtgtgtgtgaacagaGTCTGTCTGCTGCAGCTCTTCCTGCTCTGCGAGAGGTGTGGCTGCGACTGTGATGCCAGGATCCAGGATGAACTGGGTTGCTTCTCTGTCGTTCAGAAATGCCCGTTCTGCAGTCACCACAGGAAATGGATGAGCCAGCCCTCTTTTGCCCAGGAAACCTGTGGATTGAAGGAAGAG GCGATTGGAGGGACTTGGTCCCAGCCATGTGAagacagagacccagacctaGAGAACATTTGCTTGACTATGGAAATCACTGAGGAGTTGTGTGAACATGATGCTCGGTCCTCGGAcgaggagagtgaggaggacgAAAAGCCCAAGAAGCGGAATAAGCAGGAGAGATCAGATGAGACCGAGTGGGAGCCGTCTGACGAGGAAGACATTGTAATGGAGTCTGATTCTTCTGAGGATTTGGAAACGGCAGGTTCCTCTGGTCTAACAGAAAAGGCTGACGTTGATAATTCTCAGAGCGGaatagagaaagaagagagactTGTGGAGTGGTGCACTGACTGTGGAGCCGAGCCTGTACTCGCCTGCACCACACAGCGCCATAAGAAGCTGTAcgcctgtggtgtgtgtgtgagtgaggtcCAACAAGCTGTTGGATTTGACCGATTCTACATGCAGTTCGAGGACCCGGCCAGCTTCAAGGAACATGTACGACGTGAACACAACACAAAACCTCATAGGTTGCTCTGTACAGACTGTGGCATCTTTCCTCACAAGAAGGACCATTGGTGTGAGCACAAGATCAAGAAATTCCGCTGTGTAGACTGTGGTAAGCGCTGTAGAACTGAAACGGGTATCAAGATTCACAGGCACCTCCACCACCCTGACCATGTTTTCCCCTGTAAGTTCTGCCTGCAGCCATTCAAAACCAGGTCAGACAAACTGACACACGATGAAAGCCATCAGGGTGAGATCTCTCCCTACCATTGCTCAGAATGCTCCGGTAAATTTGATGACCTAATGGCAAGGAACAGCCACCTACGAACCCACAGCAACCTGAATAGAAACATCTGCCACGCTTGTTACAAAGAATATTCTAACAAAAACCATCTGGAGAGGCACATGCTTATTCACACAAGGCAGAAGCCCCACATGTGCCAGGTCTGCCAACAGTCCTTCAACCAAGCGAGCCACCTTAAGTCCCACATGCGCCTCCACACAGGGGAGAGGCCCTTCAAGTGCCAACAGTGTGAGAAGTGCTTCAATCACAATGTCAGTTTGAAGAACCACATCCAACGCTATCATGGCCCTGAGAAGagctga
- the LOC118401748 gene encoding zinc finger protein 34-like isoform X1, whose translation MTRKWKWRLRGLVQKHARQAVTNNALRSQTCNLILSRDYIVVIMPVWCSVPYCANYKQAQKKGVIFHSLPTGDIPRCRKWLAAIKNNIYNVNTPVAKYQNIRVCSQHFRPEDYLRDYQSELMGKPNRRQLKRDAIPSVFSFTTKRKTSDQPTPAQKKRSRLEYLNSIEALITPEVAPILPGRKNKGVLTRPRVQDSGTSIDITPESADVCVNRVCLLQLFLLCERCGCDCDARIQDELGCFSVVQKCPFCSHHRKWMSQPSFAQETCGLKEEAIGGTWSQPCEDRDPDLENICLTMEITEELCEHDARSSDEESEEDEKPKKRNKQERSDETEWEPSDEEDIVMESDSSEDLETAGSSGLTEKADVDNSQSGIEKEERLVEWCTDCGAEPVLACTTQRHKKLYACGVCVSEVQQAVGFDRFYMQFEDPASFKEHVRREHNTKPHRLLCTDCGIFPHKKDHWCEHKIKKFRCVDCGKRCRTETGIKIHRHLHHPDHVFPCKFCLQPFKTRSDKLTHDESHQGEISPYHCSECSGKFDDLMARNSHLRTHSNLNRNICHACYKEYSNKNHLERHMLIHTRQKPHMCQVCQQSFNQASHLKSHMRLHTGERPFKCQQCEKCFNHNVSLKNHIQRYHGPEKS comes from the exons ATGACCCGGAAGTGGAAATGGCGTTTACGTGGGCTAGTCCAAAAACACGCTCGCCAAGCAGTTACGAACAACGCGTTGAGAAGTCAAACCTGTAATCTCATACTTTCTCGAGACTATATTGTTGTCATCATGCCCGTGTGGTGTTCTGTACCATACTGTGCTAATTACAAACAAGCGCAAAAAAAAGGAGTAATCTTTCACAGTTTACCTACCGGAGATATACCCCGATGCCGTAAATGGCTCGCGGCTATCAAGAATAATATTTACAATGTCAACACACCAGTGGCCAAGTATCAAAACATCCGCGTATGTAGTCAACATTTTCGTCCAGAAGATTATTTGAGGGATTATCAATCTGAATTGATGGGGAAGCCAAATCGACGGCAGCTAAAAAGGGACGCGATACCATCGGTGTTTTCCTTCACAACAAAACGGAAGACATCCGATCAACCAACACCAGCACAGAAGAAAAGATCTCGATTAGAG TATCTGAACAGTATTGAAGCTCTCATCACACCAGAG GTGGCTCCAATATTGCCTGGAAGGAAGAACAAAG GTGTTCTGACTCGTCCCCGTGTCCAGGATTCTGGAACCAGCATTGACATTACACCTGA GAgtgcagatgtgtgtgtgaacagaGTCTGTCTGCTGCAGCTCTTCCTGCTCTGCGAGAGGTGTGGCTGCGACTGTGATGCCAGGATCCAGGATGAACTGGGTTGCTTCTCTGTCGTTCAGAAATGCCCGTTCTGCAGTCACCACAGGAAATGGATGAGCCAGCCCTCTTTTGCCCAGGAAACCTGTGGATTGAAGGAAGAG GCGATTGGAGGGACTTGGTCCCAGCCATGTGAagacagagacccagacctaGAGAACATTTGCTTGACTATGGAAATCACTGAGGAGTTGTGTGAACATGATGCTCGGTCCTCGGAcgaggagagtgaggaggacgAAAAGCCCAAGAAGCGGAATAAGCAGGAGAGATCAGATGAGACCGAGTGGGAGCCGTCTGACGAGGAAGACATTGTAATGGAGTCTGATTCTTCTGAGGATTTGGAAACGGCAGGTTCCTCTGGTCTAACAGAAAAGGCTGACGTTGATAATTCTCAGAGCGGaatagagaaagaagagagactTGTGGAGTGGTGCACTGACTGTGGAGCCGAGCCTGTACTCGCCTGCACCACACAGCGCCATAAGAAGCTGTAcgcctgtggtgtgtgtgtgagtgaggtcCAACAAGCTGTTGGATTTGACCGATTCTACATGCAGTTCGAGGACCCGGCCAGCTTCAAGGAACATGTACGACGTGAACACAACACAAAACCTCATAGGTTGCTCTGTACAGACTGTGGCATCTTTCCTCACAAGAAGGACCATTGGTGTGAGCACAAGATCAAGAAATTCCGCTGTGTAGACTGTGGTAAGCGCTGTAGAACTGAAACGGGTATCAAGATTCACAGGCACCTCCACCACCCTGACCATGTTTTCCCCTGTAAGTTCTGCCTGCAGCCATTCAAAACCAGGTCAGACAAACTGACACACGATGAAAGCCATCAGGGTGAGATCTCTCCCTACCATTGCTCAGAATGCTCCGGTAAATTTGATGACCTAATGGCAAGGAACAGCCACCTACGAACCCACAGCAACCTGAATAGAAACATCTGCCACGCTTGTTACAAAGAATATTCTAACAAAAACCATCTGGAGAGGCACATGCTTATTCACACAAGGCAGAAGCCCCACATGTGCCAGGTCTGCCAACAGTCCTTCAACCAAGCGAGCCACCTTAAGTCCCACATGCGCCTCCACACAGGGGAGAGGCCCTTCAAGTGCCAACAGTGTGAGAAGTGCTTCAATCACAATGTCAGTTTGAAGAACCACATCCAACGCTATCATGGCCCTGAGAAGagctga